GTTCTCTGCCGGGCCTGCTGCCGTGGCCGAAAGTGGACTTCAGCAAGTTTGGTGAAGTGGAAGAAGTGGAACTGGGCCGCATCCAGAAAATCTCTGGCGCGAACCTGAGCCGTAACTGGGTGATGATCCCGCACGTTACGCACTTCGACAAAACCGATATCACCGATCTGGAAGCGTTCCGTAAGCAGCAGAACGCCGAAGCTGAGAAGCGCAAGCTGGACGTGAAATTCACCCCGGTTGTCTTCATTATGAAAGCCGTTGCCGCTGCCCTTGAGCAGATGCCGCGCTTTAACAGCTCGCTGTCTGAAGACGGTCAGCGCCTGACGCTAAAGAAATACATCAACATCGGCGTTGCGGTTGATACGCCGAATGGTCTGGTGGTTCCGGTCTTCAAAGACGTGAACAAGAAGAGCATTACCGAGCTGTCTCGCGAGCTGACGGTTATCTCCAAAAAAGCGCGCGATGGCAAGCTGACTGCCGGCGAAATGCAGGGCGGTTGCTTCACCATCTCCAGCATCGGCGGCCTGGGCACCACCCACTTCGCGCCGATCGTGAACGCGCCGGAAGTGGCTATCCTCGGCGTCTCCAAGTCTGCGATGGAGCCGGTGTGGAATGGTAAAGAGTTCGTGCCGCGCCTGATGCTGCCGATCTCCCTGTCCTTCGACCACCGTGTGATCGACGGTGCTGATGGTGCGCGTTTCATCACCATCATCAACAACACCCTGTCGGACATTCGCCGCCTGGTGATGTAAGCGAAAAGCCGGCCTGACGGCCGGCTTTTTTCTGGTAATTCCGCCTGACTGTGCGAAATTATCAGGTGCCAAAAGGATTCGTCTGCCGTTTGTTGTTTCAAAATTGTTAACAGTTTTGTAAAATGCGAGCGGATAGAACGTCCCGGTGGATGATGGGCGTTAAAACTTAAGCGTCAGACCCGCCGGAAAATTACAAAGAGGTCATGATGAGTACTGAAATCAAAACTCAGGTCGTGGTACTTGGGGCAGGCCCGGCAGGTTACTCTGCGGCCTTCCGTTGCGCTGACTTAGGTCTGGAAACCGTAATCGTCGAGCGTTACAGCACCCTGGGCGGTGTTTGCCTGAACGTAGGCTGTATCCCTTCTAAAGCGCTGCTGCACGTAGCGAAAGTTATCGAAGAAGCCAAGGCGCTTGCCGAGCACGGCATCGTTTTCGGCGAGCCGAAAACCGACATCGATAAAATCCGCACCTGGAAAGAAAAAGTCATCAATCAGCTGACCGGCGGTCTGTCTGGTATGGCCAAAGGCCGTAAAGTGAAAGTGGTGAACGGCCTGGGTAAATTCACCGGCGCGAACACCCTGGAAGTGGAAGGCGAGAACGGCAAAACCGTGATCAACTTCGACAACGCCATCATCGCGGCGGGTTCCCGTCCGATTCAGCTGCCGTTTATTCCGCATGAAGATCCGCGCGTATGGGATTCCACCGATGCGCTGGAACTGAAAGAAGTGCCGAAGCGTATGCTGGTCATGGGCGGCGGTATCATCGGTCTGGAGATGGGTACCGTTTACCACGCGCTGGGTTCAGAGATCGACGTGGTTGAAATGTTCGACCAGGTTATCCCGGCTGCCGATAAAGACGTGGTCAAAGTCTTCACCAAGCGTATCAGCAAGAAATTCAATCTGATGCTGGAAACCAAAGTGACTGCCGTTGAAGCGAAAGAAGACGGTATTTACGTTTCCATGGAAGGCAAAAAAGCGCCTGCGGAAGCGCAGCGTTACGACGCGGTGCTGGTGGCTATCGGCCGTGTGCCGAACGGCAAAAACCTGGATGCAGGCAAAGCGGGCGTGGAAGTGGACGACCGTGGCTTTATCCGCGTTGACAAACAAATGCGCACCAACGTGCCGCACATCTATGCGATCGGCGATATCGTCGGTCAGCCGATGCTGGCGCACAAAGGCGTTCACGAAGGTCACGTTGCCGCTGAAGTTATCGCGGGCATGAAACACTACTTCGACCCGAAAGTGATCCCGTCTATCGCTTACACCGAGCCGGAAGTGGCATGGGTGGGTCTGACCGAGAAAGAAGCGAAAGAGAAAGGCATCAGCTACGAAACCGCCACCTTCCCGTGGGCGGCGTCTGGTCGTGCTATCGCTTCCGATTGCGCGGACGGTATGACCAAACTGATTTTCGACAAAGAAACCCACCGTGTCATCGGCGGCGCGATTGTCGGCACCAACGGCGGCGAGCTGCTGGGTGAAATCGGTCTGGCTATCGAAATGGGTTGTGACGCGGAAGATATCGCGCTCACCATCCACGCGCACCCGACCCTGCACGAGTCTGTCGGTCTGGCGGCAGAAGTGTTCGAAGGCAGCATCACCGACCTGCCGAACCCGAAAGCGAAGAAAAAGTAAGTTTCTCTCGCTAAATAAACGCCTCTTCGGAGGCGTTTTTTATGCCTGTTATTCAGACGCGACGTTCTGCCATCCGTCATCCGGATCAAACGCCGCGAGCGCCTGCGCCTTTCGGGACGACGACTGCCCCAGGTCTTTCTGATACACCCGATCGCTTTCATTGACGATAAAACTCATCACGCCCGTTTCGCCGTAACGGACGGGCCACGCGATCATCGTAAAGCCGTTATCGTCAGCCGGTAAAAGACGAAAACGGTACCCGTGATAGCCCATATCTGCGGCCTGCGGGCTGAACGCCGGGCCGAGCGGGCCTGGCGCCTCGCCGGGTTTTACCGGCCAGTAGAGGCCATCTTTTTTCCCGTCACTGCTGACGATTTTCTGTGCGTAGCGCTGATTCAGAGCGTAATAGCTCTGCTGTGCGTCAACGCCAGCGTGCAGCGCTTCAATCGCGGCGAGTTCGTTGCGCCCTATCGTGCGGATGGCGATTTCCTCCACCGCGCCCTGCATATCGAACCGCCAGCCCTGCGCGTGTTTGACGAGAGGAACAGGCAACTGCCAGTCCTGTGCGCCCACTTGCAGATGCGCGGTGTCTCCGTGCAGGACGATGTGATGACTCACTTTCCAGTCACGCAGGAAACGGTCGACCGCTTCCGGTTCGGCGCCATCGGGCGGCACAATCTCGCGCCAGCCATCGCCGAGAAGATGATTTAATGCCGCTTCGTTATGCGTAGCGACGGCCTGCGTCAGCGCGTCAGTGGCCTCTTCTGGCGTGGAAAATTGCGCCAGCGCGAGGGCGGATGTTGAGGTTAAACCGAACGCCAGCGCGGCGAGAAATGTGAATTTCACCTTTTTCTCCTTAGTGACGGCGTTCAGCGTGATGACGGACAGGATGCGGCGCATTTATCGATGTGTCCGAATGATGGGTGGCCGCCAGCTGGCGGCTTTGTAAACCGCGCCGCTGCTGCGCCTGCCAGTTGGCGGAGCGGCTGTCGTTACCGCTGAACGCACTGGCGGTCGTATCGCGACAGGTCGCGTTTCGTGAAGCATAATGTGTCTGGCGTTCCGGCGCGTTAGGCGTACGGTTTGCCTGGCGTTGCACGTGAGGTGTGCTCACATCGTAACCGCGGTAACTGCTGCGCCGCGCGCTTGCCTGCAACGACTGCCTGGAGGCATGGTGCGGGGTGTTCAGCGTGGCGCTGTGGCCCGTCGCCTGCTGAAAACGGGCCGCCGCCGCCTGGCGCTGCGAGGCGCGATCGGCCGGATTCTGCGCTGTGCTGAGGCCCGTGGCGCTGGAAGGGGAGTGAGACTGTGCGGCGACACGGTTATCGGCATAGCCGATGCCGTTGCGATACGCCGGGTTATGGTGCCAGGGGATCATGTTCCCCGGCCGGTTTTCACCGGTGATTCGGTTGTAGTTATTCACGTTAATGTTGATGTTATCGCCGTTATGCGAATAGCCGTCATGATGATCGTGATGGTGGTAATCATCGTCATCATCCCAGTCGATGGCGCTGAACAGCGCATAAGTCGTGGCGACGCCAAGGCTGTAGCCTAATCCCCGGACAAAACTATTGCTGAACTGCTCGCCAGGCGTTGGCGGCAAGTAAACGGGCGGGTAAGCGGCATTCTGCCAGGCGCCGTAAACAGTGGCCGGGTTATAGGTGGGGACGTAAACCACGTCAGGCCTGGCGGGTTCGATTTCAATAATGGTTGAACTGCGCGGGGCGGCGGCCGTTTTCTGGGCAGGAGCGGGCGGCGCGGCTTTGGTTATGGTCGTCACCTTCTGCTGCGGCGAGGAGGTCAGCGCGCCGGTCTGTTGAGCCAGCGCGCGCAGGCGTTGTACCGACGCCATGACGTCATCAGGCTGCGCCAGAAAGGCGTCGCCCAGGTTTTGTATCCACGGCGGGTTCTGCCCCAGCAGCGCCATTAATTGCGGGAACGCCACCAGTGATTTGACGCTGGCGTCCCACGGCTGCCCGGCCACCGCCTGAATGGCGGCGTCGCCCTGTAGCGTGGGATGGTCCTGCGACCACTGCGCGGCCTGAACCATGTTCATCGGGTAAGTGGAGGCCATCAGGATCTGCGATAACAGCGCGTCAGGGTAGAGCGCAATGGGCGCCACCCACTGGTCGATTTGCGCGGCTGAAAATCTCGGGGCGGCTGGCGTAGCAGGCGCAGGCGGAGCCTGTGTTGGCGCGGGTTGCGCGGCAACAGGCGTTTGGGCAGGGGCGGCAGGGGCCTGACTTTTCACAAACAGGACGCCCGAGGCGGCAAACAGCCCGGCGCTGCACAGTAGCGCGAGCAGGTGTGGCTTTAAAGGCAACTTCATAGAGGACTCCGGGGCTAACGGTGCCTTACGGCGTGGTGTTGCCGCGAGTATTATCTACTCGTGTTTTCCTTTTTTAACGTTAATGGGGAAAGGGACCGCATAGTCCGGAATAAGAATGTGAGTATTTATTACACGATGATAACCGATAACGGAGCGCAGGGCGGGAAGACGTAGAAGACCGCCCTTACGGGCGGTCAGCAGCTTAATTGCCCAGATTTACCACCAGCAGCACCGTGATGTCGGAAATATTCCAGCCACCATGCGACGCCGCCAGCAGCGAACCCAGCGCAACGATGAGCGCAAAAAGCCAACGCATCTCCATTGCGAGTAGTCCCGAAGGCGCTACGTTGATCCTCTCTTCACCGGGAAAGGCAGAACCAGGCAAGTGTGTTATACCTGCCACGTAGGTTAATGGAACTGCTTCCGGGCCCGGTGACTGGCTGCTACACCAGCGAAGCAGGCCAGGCGCTACTGTAGCGAGCCGGATAAATGGCGCAAAGGGCTTTTCGGCGTTTGCAGCGGCTTACATGTAAATTCTGAAAGCGGTACGCAAAACATACATGTGGGCTTGCGGGCCTGCCTTTCTGATGCCACTATTTGCCCTGTGTTATACCTGCCATACAAGCCATACAAACTGTGCAACGGTGCCTGCTACCACCCGCGCACAACAGAGAAACCGCCACCCGGCGGTTTTTTTGTGCCCGAAAACACACTTCTGAAACGCGTTCTGCGTAGCTTAACGATTCAGCAAAGATTTAATGTTGCTTTTTTGTAAACAGATTAACACCCCATCAAATTCCTGCTATTCTCCCCGTCGCGGATCCGGGCATTTACCCTACAAACTGCTGTCTCACAGGAGCGTGAAGAGAGAAGCCTGGCTCCCACTATGACAATGAGAGCGAGGAGAACCGTCGTGCTAGAAGAATACCGTAAGCACGTAGCTGAGCGTGCCGCCGAGGGGATTGTAGCCAAACCCTTAGATGCAACCCAAATGGCCGCACTCGTCGAGCTGCTGAAGAACCCGCCCGCGGGTGAAGAAGAGTTTCTGTTAGACCTGCTGACCAACCGCGTCCCCCCGGGCGTTGACGAAGCCGCCTATGTAAAAGCAGGTTTCCTTGCCGCTGTCGCCAAAGGCGAAGCCACCTCCCCGCTGGTCACCCCTGAAAAAGCCGTTGAACTCTTAGGCACCATGCAGGGCGGTTACAACATTCATCCGCTGATTGAAGCGCTGGATAACGACACGCTGGCGCCGATTGCCGCCAAAGCGCTGTCCCATACGCTGCTGATGTTCGATAACTTCTACGATGTGGAAGAGAAAGCGAAAGCGGGCAACGCTTACGCGAAGCAGATCATGCAGTCCTGGGCTGACGCCGAATGGTTCCTGTCTCGCCCGGCGCTGGCAGATAAAATCACCGTCACCGTGTTTAAGGTGACCGGCGAAACCAACACCGACGATCTCTCACCTGCGCCGGACGCCTGGTCGCGCCCGGATATCCCGCTGCACGCCCTGGCGATGCTGAAAAACGCCCGTGAAGGCATTGAGCCGGATCAGCCGGGCAGCGTCGGCCCGATTAAACAGATTGAAGCGCTCCAGCAGAAAGGCTTCCCGCTGGCCTACGTCGGCGATGTCGTGGGCACCGGCTCATCGCGTAAATCCGCCACCAACTCCGTGCTGTGGTTTATGGGCGACGACATCCCGTACGTGCCGAACAAACGCGGCGGCGGCGTGGTGCTCGGCGGCAAAATCGCGCCGATTTTCTTCAACACCATGGAAGATGCGGGCGCGCTGCCGATCGAAGTGGATGTGTCAAACCTGAACATGGGCGATGTGATTGACATCTACCCTTACAGCGGCGAAGTGCGCAACCACGAAACCGGCGAGCTGCTGGCGAATTTTGAACTGAAAACCGACGTGCTGATTGACGAAGTACGCGCGGGCGGTCGTATTCCGCTGATCATCGGCCGTGGCCTGACTACCAAAGCGCGTGAAGCGCTGGGCCTGCCGCACAGCGACGTGTTCCGTCACGCGAAAGATGTGGCGGAAAGCAACCGTGGCTACTCGCTGGCGCAGAAAATGGTCGGTCGCGCCTGCGGCGTCGCCGGTGTCCGTCCGGGCGCCTATTGCGAGCCGAAAATGACCTCCGTGGGTTCTCAGGACACCACCGGCCCGATGACCCGTGATGAACTGAAAGACCTGGCGTGCCTCGGCTTCTCCGCCGATCTCGTGATGCAGTCCTTCTGCCACACGGCGGCGTATCCGAAGCCGGTTGACGTTACCACGCACCACACCCTGCCGGACTTCATCATGAACCGCGGCGGCGTGTCGCTGCGTCCTGGCGATGGCGTGATCCACTCCTGGCTGAACCGTATGCTGCTGCCGGATACCGTCGGCACCGGCGGCGATTCCCACACCCGTTTCCCGATCGGGATTTCGTTCCCGGCGGGCTCGGGCCTGGTGGCGTTCGCTGCCGCGACCGGCGTGATGCCACTCGATATGCCGGAATCGGTGCTGGTGCGCTTTAAGGGCCAGTTGCAGCCGGGCATTACGCTTCGCGATCTGGTGCATGCGATCCCGTATTACGCTATTCAGCAGGGCCTGCTGACCGTTGAGAAGAAAGGGAAGAAAAACATCTTCTCGGGCCGCATCCTGGAAATCGAAGGCTTACCGGATCTGAAAGTGGAGCAGGCGTTTGAGCTGACCGACGCCTCTGCCGAGCGTTCTGCGGCGGGCTGTACCATCAAGCTCAACAAAGAGCCGATCATCGAGTATCTCAACTCCAACATCGTGCTGCTGAAGTGGATGATTGCGGAAGGCTACGGCGATCGCCGTACGCTGGAGCGTCGTATTCAGGGCATGGAGAAGTGGCTTGCCGATCCGCAACTGCTGGAAGCGGATGCTGACGCGGAATACGCGGCGGTGATCGAAATCGATCTCAACGAGATCAAAGAGCCGATTCTCTGCGCGCCGAACGATCCGGACGACGCGCGTCTGCTCTCTGACGTGACCGGCGATAAGATTGACGAAGTGTTTATCGGTTCGTGCATGACCAACATCGGTCACTTCCGTGCGGCCGGTAAGCTGCTGGATACCCATAAAGGCCAGCTGCCGACCCGTCTGTGGATGGCGCCGCCGACCCGCATGGACGCCGCGCAGCTCACCGAAGAGGGCTACTACAGCGTCTTTGGTAAGAGCGGCGCGCGTATCGAGATTCCGGGCTGCTCGCTGTGCATGGGTAACCAGGCGCGCGTAGCGGACGGCGCGACGGTGGTGTCCACCTCGACCCGTAACTTCCCGAACCGTCTCGGTACTGGCGCGAACGTCTATCTGGCATCTGCCGAACTCGCCGCGGTCGCGGCGCTGATTGGCCGCCTGCCGACGCCGGACGAGTACCAGCAGTTCATGTCCCAGGTGGATAAAACCGCCGTGGACACCTACCGTTACCTGAACTTCGACCAGCTTGATCAGTACACTGAGAAAGCGGACGGCGTGATTTTCCAGACGGCGGTATAACGCACCTCTGCCCGGCGTTCTTCGCGTCGGGACAGACAGTAAAAAGGGAAGCCAGTGGCTTCCCTTTTTTATTGCGGTTAACGGCTCACGACTCCGCTTTGCCGTCGTAGCGCGGCAAACTCACGACCGGGTAGGTAAACTCGCCCTCCACCTGGCAGCGTTCCGGTTTCTGCTTGCCGGCGTCAAACAGCACATAGCGCTCTTTCTCCGGGAAATAGATCAGATCGTCGCCGTTACGAAACGAAATCATTTCATAAGGCACGCCATTATCGGTTTTGCTCTTTTCAATGCCGGAGGCTATCTGGAAGTGATCTTTCCACTTCATGGTGGAGAGGTGATATTTGAAAAACGAGACCAGCACATTGCCCCGATTAACGCATTCAAGGCGAACCGCTTCACCGGCATACGCGTGGGAGAGCGGCAGCGCGACGAGCAATAGCGCGCGGCGCAGAAGAGTAAAGTTCACAGGCAACCTCAATACAACAGCACTTAAGATAAACCAAGAGTAACACAGCTCATGCAACGGCTTGTCTACGAGGGGGTTTTCTGTTTCGTCGGCGGCTGCGCTTTTCTTTCCGTTTCATGCTGCGATAATAACAAGAGATAAACAAAGCAGCGGCCAGGCGACGCCCGGCCAGAGGAAAACACCATGGATTATGAATTCTTGCGCGACATCACCGGCGTGGTGAAAGTCCGCCTCTCAATGGGCCACGAAGCGCTCGGGCACTGGTTCAACGAAGAGGTGAAAGGCAATCTGGCGCTGCTGGATGAAGTTGAAGCGGCGGCGCGCGACGTCAAGGGCAGCGAGCGCCAGTGGCAGAAAACCGGCCATGAATACACGCTGTGGCTGGATGGCGAAGAAGTGATGGTGCGCGCCAATCAGCTGGAATTTTCCGGCGACGAAATGGAAGAAGGGATGAGCTACTACGACGAAGAGAGCTTGTCGCTCTGCGGCGTTGAGGATTTCCTTCAGGTGGTGCAGGCGTACCGCGATTTTCTGGCGCAATACGGATAACGGCGGCGCTTCCGTGCGCCGCGCAGGATCATACGGACGGGATATTGCGTCCGTAATAGATTTCACGCATCTCTTTCCAGAGCTGGTCGGTAATGACCTTGCGCTCTTCTTCGGTTAACTCTTCCGGCCGGGTGTGGAACATATAGTGCTTAAGGTCGAACTCCTTAAGCAGCATTTTGGTATGGAAGATATTTTCCTGATAAACGTTCACATCCATCATGTCATACAGTGATTTGATGTCGTCAGACATAAAGTTCTGTATCGAGTTAATCTCATGATCGATAAAGTGTTTCATGCCGTTCACGTCGCGGGTAAAGCCGCGCACGCGGTAGTCAATGGTCACGATATCGGACTCAAGCTGATGGATTAAATAATTCAGCGCCTTCAGAGGCGAAATCACGCCGCAGGTCGATACTTCAATGTCGGCGCGGAAAGTGCACAGGCCGCCTTCCGGGTGGCTTTCCGGATAGGTGTGGACGCAGATATGGCTCTTGTCGAGGTGCGCGACCACGGTTTCCGGCAGCGGGCCGGGGTGCTCGGTTTTGTCGATAAGCTGCGGGTCGACCGGCTCTTCGCTCACCAGAATCGTGACGCTGGCGCCCTGGGGCTCATAGTCCTGGCGTGCGATATTCAGAATGTTGGCGCCGATAATCGAGCAGGTTTCCGTCAGGATTTCCGTAAGACGGTTGGCGTTATAGAGTTCATCGATATACGCGATATAGCCATCGCGCTCTTCCGCCGTTTTGGCGTAGCAAATATCGTAAATACAAAAACTCAGGCTTTTGGTCAGGTTGTT
This DNA window, taken from Cronobacter universalis NCTC 9529, encodes the following:
- the lpdA gene encoding dihydrolipoyl dehydrogenase, which codes for MSTEIKTQVVVLGAGPAGYSAAFRCADLGLETVIVERYSTLGGVCLNVGCIPSKALLHVAKVIEEAKALAEHGIVFGEPKTDIDKIRTWKEKVINQLTGGLSGMAKGRKVKVVNGLGKFTGANTLEVEGENGKTVINFDNAIIAAGSRPIQLPFIPHEDPRVWDSTDALELKEVPKRMLVMGGGIIGLEMGTVYHALGSEIDVVEMFDQVIPAADKDVVKVFTKRISKKFNLMLETKVTAVEAKEDGIYVSMEGKKAPAEAQRYDAVLVAIGRVPNGKNLDAGKAGVEVDDRGFIRVDKQMRTNVPHIYAIGDIVGQPMLAHKGVHEGHVAAEVIAGMKHYFDPKVIPSIAYTEPEVAWVGLTEKEAKEKGISYETATFPWAASGRAIASDCADGMTKLIFDKETHRVIGGAIVGTNGGELLGEIGLAIEMGCDAEDIALTIHAHPTLHESVGLAAEVFEGSITDLPNPKAKKK
- a CDS encoding DUF2950 family protein codes for the protein MKFTFLAALAFGLTSTSALALAQFSTPEEATDALTQAVATHNEAALNHLLGDGWREIVPPDGAEPEAVDRFLRDWKVSHHIVLHGDTAHLQVGAQDWQLPVPLVKHAQGWRFDMQGAVEEIAIRTIGRNELAAIEALHAGVDAQQSYYALNQRYAQKIVSSDGKKDGLYWPVKPGEAPGPLGPAFSPQAADMGYHGYRFRLLPADDNGFTMIAWPVRYGETGVMSFIVNESDRVYQKDLGQSSSRKAQALAAFDPDDGWQNVASE
- a CDS encoding DUF3300 domain-containing protein: MKLPLKPHLLALLCSAGLFAASGVLFVKSQAPAAPAQTPVAAQPAPTQAPPAPATPAAPRFSAAQIDQWVAPIALYPDALLSQILMASTYPMNMVQAAQWSQDHPTLQGDAAIQAVAGQPWDASVKSLVAFPQLMALLGQNPPWIQNLGDAFLAQPDDVMASVQRLRALAQQTGALTSSPQQKVTTITKAAPPAPAQKTAAAPRSSTIIEIEPARPDVVYVPTYNPATVYGAWQNAAYPPVYLPPTPGEQFSNSFVRGLGYSLGVATTYALFSAIDWDDDDDYHHHDHHDGYSHNGDNININVNNYNRITGENRPGNMIPWHHNPAYRNGIGYADNRVAAQSHSPSSATGLSTAQNPADRASQRQAAAARFQQATGHSATLNTPHHASRQSLQASARRSSYRGYDVSTPHVQRQANRTPNAPERQTHYASRNATCRDTTASAFSGNDSRSANWQAQQRRGLQSRQLAATHHSDTSINAPHPVRHHAERRH
- the acnB gene encoding bifunctional aconitate hydratase 2/2-methylisocitrate dehydratase, yielding MLEEYRKHVAERAAEGIVAKPLDATQMAALVELLKNPPAGEEEFLLDLLTNRVPPGVDEAAYVKAGFLAAVAKGEATSPLVTPEKAVELLGTMQGGYNIHPLIEALDNDTLAPIAAKALSHTLLMFDNFYDVEEKAKAGNAYAKQIMQSWADAEWFLSRPALADKITVTVFKVTGETNTDDLSPAPDAWSRPDIPLHALAMLKNAREGIEPDQPGSVGPIKQIEALQQKGFPLAYVGDVVGTGSSRKSATNSVLWFMGDDIPYVPNKRGGGVVLGGKIAPIFFNTMEDAGALPIEVDVSNLNMGDVIDIYPYSGEVRNHETGELLANFELKTDVLIDEVRAGGRIPLIIGRGLTTKAREALGLPHSDVFRHAKDVAESNRGYSLAQKMVGRACGVAGVRPGAYCEPKMTSVGSQDTTGPMTRDELKDLACLGFSADLVMQSFCHTAAYPKPVDVTTHHTLPDFIMNRGGVSLRPGDGVIHSWLNRMLLPDTVGTGGDSHTRFPIGISFPAGSGLVAFAAATGVMPLDMPESVLVRFKGQLQPGITLRDLVHAIPYYAIQQGLLTVEKKGKKNIFSGRILEIEGLPDLKVEQAFELTDASAERSAAGCTIKLNKEPIIEYLNSNIVLLKWMIAEGYGDRRTLERRIQGMEKWLADPQLLEADADAEYAAVIEIDLNEIKEPILCAPNDPDDARLLSDVTGDKIDEVFIGSCMTNIGHFRAAGKLLDTHKGQLPTRLWMAPPTRMDAAQLTEEGYYSVFGKSGARIEIPGCSLCMGNQARVADGATVVSTSTRNFPNRLGTGANVYLASAELAAVAALIGRLPTPDEYQQFMSQVDKTAVDTYRYLNFDQLDQYTEKADGVIFQTAV
- the yacL gene encoding protein YacL; protein product: MDYEFLRDITGVVKVRLSMGHEALGHWFNEEVKGNLALLDEVEAAARDVKGSERQWQKTGHEYTLWLDGEEVMVRANQLEFSGDEMEEGMSYYDEESLSLCGVEDFLQVVQAYRDFLAQYG
- the speD gene encoding adenosylmethionine decarboxylase, with protein sequence MKKLKLHGFNNLTKSLSFCIYDICYAKTAEERDGYIAYIDELYNANRLTEILTETCSIIGANILNIARQDYEPQGASVTILVSEEPVDPQLIDKTEHPGPLPETVVAHLDKSHICVHTYPESHPEGGLCTFRADIEVSTCGVISPLKALNYLIHQLESDIVTIDYRVRGFTRDVNGMKHFIDHEINSIQNFMSDDIKSLYDMMDVNVYQENIFHTKMLLKEFDLKHYMFHTRPEELTEEERKVITDQLWKEMREIYYGRNIPSV